DNA sequence from the Nodosilinea sp. FACHB-141 genome:
TCCATTCAAACAGGTGCACCAGGGTAGTGGGGGTGGCTGGGGCGGCTGGCGCTTGGGTAAGTGAGACTTCAGATGACAGTGCCGGAACTAAAGCACTGGGAGAAAACAGTATCACCAGGCCCAGTAGGCTGCTGGCTGAGACTGCACCCAAGACGATTTTCCACATAGGGGTATTTGGTCTAAAACGTATAAAAAACTACATTTTCAAGCAATAGCGTTGACTATTGTCACCGCTATCATGCACCTTCAACCCGCAAAAATAACCCTTCCCAGCCACGCTTTCGCCGGATTAAAGAGAGCTCGGCCAGGGCTGCCATCCAGATAGGTATTAGTCGCGGAATCGGCGGCAGAGGTTGTCAGGGTTGGCCATGGTTGCTGATGGCAAAATCGCTAGAGTCTCGATACCATCGTCGCGATTGGGTGCTGGTTCTCTAGGCGATCGCCACATTTCAAACTCAACACTGATTTGAGCAGTGCTGATGCCAGCCAGCCTAAGCCTTATGGACCACTAGAACTGGTGGTCTGTCACCTAGAAGAAGCGATCTTTTTCTAGCTGAGCTAAATTTAAAGTAGGACTAATGCAATTGTTCTATCAGCGGCTGGTGTTCCTTGGGGTGAGCTGTCGTGAGCACCTTTAGGCAGTCAGCAAACCTACCGCATGGACCTACAGAGTGGCTCTGAGCCGAGTGGTTGCTTAGCCTCTTTTCAGAAGCAAGGGTGCGTCCTTCACTATCCATTTAGCCCCCAAATTTCCTATGTTCCTTCCATTTTGTGCCCCCCCTTCCGCCGAATCGCGTCGCCAGTACCAGCGCTATAAGTTAGAGATGATGAAATCCTGGCGCGATTCCTTAGAAACTCGCCTCGCTGCCCTCAATGCCGCAATTAGCACCGTGGAGCAGCAGGTTAGCCAGGAAGGCGAATAGAGCGAGGTGAGGGAGGTGATGCGGGGATGGTAGGAATGCTCTTGGACCTTCCCTATCTTCCTCATCCTCCCCACCTTCCTCATCTCCCCTATCTTTCTCACTCCCCCCGCTTCTCTCACCTCTCCAATGAGAGAGATTGACTACAGTTTTCTTACGATGGGCTAGGGAAACTACACTTTTTGCCGTCTTAGTCCCCTAGGATATGACCTGAGCGGGTGCAGTTGCGGCTCCGCTAGCTATCTTCGTTTTGGGTTGCTCCGCTGGTTATGCCTGACTCTCCTTCTATATCCCCGGCCCTGCCCCTGGCGGGTGCTTCACTGCTTCAGCCGATTGGAGTTAAGGCGCTCTATGGCCTGACTTTGCAGGGCGATCGCCTGCTGGCGGTAGACCCTTTTCGCGGCTACCTGCTGCGCATCGATCCCAAAACTGAACAGGTAGAAGTTCTCAATACCTCCCAGGCTGAGGCTTTTTATGGGGCGACGGGAATTGCCTGCTGGCAGGATCAGCTGTGGTTTAGCTGCGATCACACCGTCTACACCACCACTCTTAGCGCCATGCAGCCCGAGCCTCTGCTGACGCTGCCCTACCCCGCCGATGGCGTCGCCGTGTGGGAAAACACCCTCTACATTAGCTGCAAAAAGGGGGGCTGTATTTTCGTCTGCGATCGCACCTCGGGCCAGCGCATTACCCAGTTTTCGGCCCCGGGCATTGGGGTGGAAAATCTCTCAGTGTGGGGCGACTATCTGTGGGCCTGCGACCAGACCGAGCAAACTGTCTACTGCCTCGATCGCGCCACGGGCGAGCTGATAGTCAAAATGCTCACCCCTTTCGATAACCCCACTGGCATTGCCGTGCCGCCTCACACCACCCCCGACAGCGGCACCGTTTGGGTGGCCTACGCTGACGAAGAGCCCTACGTGCGCGATGACCCCAACGGCGAAGAGCCCTATGTGCTGACCTTTCGCGATCGCACCCTCATCCATCCCCTCAGCTATCGCTGGTACAAAGAGGCCAACTACTGCCGCACCACCGGCTACCTGGTCGAAATGACCTACGTCGAAGAAATAGACACCCTCGAAGACGCCCAGCCCCTAGAGAACGTGGAGTGGCGCATCGCCTTTCCTACCACGACCGATCGCCAGCGAGTTAAGTCAGTAGAGCCGGTAGGGTTGCCCTTTACCGAGGTGCAGCAGGCGGGCGATCGCATTGCCTGCTTCCGGTTTGACCGCATTGACCCCAACCAGCGCCACCTCTTTGGCTGGAAGGCCCTAGTCGAGGTCTACGGCATTAAGTATCAGCTCACCCCTCGCCAAGTCGAGTCGGCCCCGCCCCTGCCCCAGGACTATGGCCCTCGCTACCTGATCGACGATGACGAACTGTCTATGGATAAGCCCGCGATTCAGGCGGCCGCCCGCGAGAGCGTGGGCAGCGAAACCAATCTGCTGCGCCAGGTGCTCAGCATTCGCAACTACGTCTACGACAAGCTGTCTTACGCGGTGACGCCGGCGATCGAAACCCCCGAGGTCGTGCTCCAGCGGGGGCGCGGCTCCTGCGGTGAATACGTTGGTTTGCTGCTGGCTCTAATGCGCCTCAACGGCATCGCCTGTCGCACTGTAGGCCGCTACAAGTGCCCTGCCCACGCCGACCAGCCCGGCGTTTACCTAGAGCCCGACTTCAACCATGTGTGGATAGAGTTCTACGTACCCGGTTTTGGCTGGGTGCCCATGGAGTCAAACCCCGACGATGTGCAGGAAGGCGGCCCCTACCCCACCCGCTTTTTTATGGGCCTGCCTTGGTGGCATGTGGAAATGGGCAAAGAAGTATCCTTTGAAAAGCTGGTGTTGCCGGCGGGTAGCCCAGACACGCGCCTGGGCGACATTGCAGTTAACCACATGCGATTTAGGATTATGGGCGAACTTGTCCCCTAGGGGTTTGGGCAACAATCGAGCCACGTATCGGCGCACCGTGAGCGCCCAAAACCTAATTCTTAGCTCACCTGAAGGCGATGAGTATAAGTGGGCGTCCGTCACAACAGACGCTTAAGCTGCTGCTAGCAAGGCGACTAAATCTGCTTTCTTGAGCTTAGAGAGTCCTTTGAAATCGCGCTTTTGAGCCATGGTTTTGAGTTGTTGGGTGCTGAGCGACTCTAGCAGCTGACGGTCTGTAATTACCTCTGGCATGGGCTCTGGCGTGAGGTAAAAAACTTGTTCTAGCGTTTTTAGTTTTTTGCCAGCGGTAATGCGGCAGCCGAGTTTAGTAATGGGTTGCAGGTTCTTCCAATATTGGCGGGGAGCTGCATCTAACCGGGCCACTAGGGAGGCGTGACTGACACCTTTGAGAGGAGTGCTGGGTTGACTCATTAGGTAATCTAGAGCAGCAGAAATCTCCTCGCGGCTGGCGGTGGAAAGGTTAGTTTTTGGCAGAGTTTCTTGGGCCAGTGCTTGAGTAATCGCAACGGTCTCTGGCGCATCATCGGCAATAATGCACCAAACTTCTTCGAGCCCGGCCTCAGCGGCGACGGCATAAACAAACGAATTGCCAATCACTTGGTATTGATCAGGCGCAAGTTCTTTGACCACAAGCGGAACCCAGTTGCGCCCCTCTGGCCCGAGCTGGCTAGCTGCCGATTGAATGAGATATTCGTGGGCCTCGGTAGGTTCGCCAGGTTCAATTTCGTCAAAGGGCAAACACATTAAGTTGCCAACGTCTGAAAGACTCATTAGAGAAAGTACTCCTTTGCAAGGTTCATATATTGCTCTCGCGCCGCCTTAAATGCAAACGCGGCAGGCATGTGCATAAAATCGGCTTTAGAAATGAAAGCCATATACGGAATAGCGAGTATTTTTAGGTTTTCGTGTCCTTTTCGGTATTTGGGGTAGAAATAAGGTGTTAAATCAAAACCTCCCGAATTACTTTTGGTATCTTTAATGATTTTGGCAATTGCTTGATGCATTAACTGAACGGTAGGACCTTTGGGTCGAAGAGCATTGTTCATGAAGATAGGCAATGCTATAGGGCCAGAATCGCCTACTTCTCGCCGTCTTGCCTGTGCTTCTGGAATAAACTTTGTGATTGCAGTACCTGCATTTTGTAAGGAATGCAAGTTGTCGTGACGGGCTGGAATAAGTACTACATCGGCAGCGCAAACAGCCTTTTGAGCAAAAATTCGCCAATTGGGAGGTGCATCTATCAAGATGTAGTCGTAATCATGCTGAACTGATTCTAAAACTCTACGTAGAGCATGAAACTTGACTTGCTGTTTTACTTTGACTTCATCGAACTCAGTAACTAAATCTTCGTCGGCAAGAATGATATCGAAACCCCACGGCTCTTTCAATCGAGGGTGTTCAAATTTGTAGGTTGTGATAATCTCTCGAACAATAGACTCTTTACTTTTAAGAACGTCTAGAATCTTTCCTTTTAATGGTGGCAGATTAAGAGCATCACCTAAATCACTCTGATTAGGGTCAAAGTCTACAGTTAGTACTCGCTTTTTGAATATAGCAAGGGCAGCTGCTAAGTTTAGCGTAGTAGTTGTCTTACCCACGCCGCCCTTATTGTTGTAGACCGCCACTATCAGCGCTCTTTGAGGAGTTTCTATCCGCTCCTTCAATTCTTTGACGATTTGTTGAATATTTCCACTTAATGGTATGCAAGGTGTTACAGGATGTACGATCTTGCCGTGTTTCCGGAATAGTTGAGCATGAAGAGAATTTGTTAAAATTCCCCACTCAACAGACGCAGAGGATGGAGCTAATAGATAGCGTTTAAGCTGTAGAGATGCTTTGCGGTAGTCAGGATGCCGCTCGTCTGCAAAATTCGCCGATCGCCCTTTGACCTCCATATAGAGGTAGGGGTTCGCTTGACTATGAAGGAAAATGTCATCACCCGCATTCTTACGAGCGGCATGGTCAACAGTTAGTCTACCGACCCTAAAGCCGGGCACCATTTCTAAATCTTCAAATCCTAAAGCTTTTAAGAAAGCTCTGGAAAAATTTCCTTCAACGATAACTTCAGCGGCATCTGGGGGCAGAGCCTGTAAAGCTTCCTCTAAATTCATGTATAAGTTGCATGGCTTTAACCCTTTGTACAAAAAGAAGTCTTGAACATCTGAGCATTCAAGACAAAGTTGATAGAAGCTTTATGGAACTATTCGTAAGCGCAATGCCTCGTGCAGAGGTGCGATCGCCTTACTAAACTGTGATCAGCACCCCTGCACGATAAAATGGGTCAGTTGAGTTATTCTCTTTAACTTCATGTCTATTTCTAAAGACGAGGCCAAGCAGCTGCTAGAGCGCATGATTTTTGACGCCACCGATCCCCAAGACTGGGTGCAAGATGTATGGGGTCTCAGCCCACTGATGGGCGACAGTGCTGCCAAGCTGCTAGAAGCTTTCTATATCCTCATCGACTGTTGCCCCGACGAGCAGCTTGACAACTTAGTCAAAGGACTTTATCGAGACCAACTAGAGCTTTAGCTGTTTTCTCCTTCGGCACAAAGTTGGGCTTTGAGTCGGCGTTCAACAGAGGGC
Encoded proteins:
- a CDS encoding ParA family protein, with amino-acid sequence MNLEEALQALPPDAAEVIVEGNFSRAFLKALGFEDLEMVPGFRVGRLTVDHAARKNAGDDIFLHSQANPYLYMEVKGRSANFADERHPDYRKASLQLKRYLLAPSSASVEWGILTNSLHAQLFRKHGKIVHPVTPCIPLSGNIQQIVKELKERIETPQRALIVAVYNNKGGVGKTTTTLNLAAALAIFKKRVLTVDFDPNQSDLGDALNLPPLKGKILDVLKSKESIVREIITTYKFEHPRLKEPWGFDIILADEDLVTEFDEVKVKQQVKFHALRRVLESVQHDYDYILIDAPPNWRIFAQKAVCAADVVLIPARHDNLHSLQNAGTAITKFIPEAQARRREVGDSGPIALPIFMNNALRPKGPTVQLMHQAIAKIIKDTKSNSGGFDLTPYFYPKYRKGHENLKILAIPYMAFISKADFMHMPAAFAFKAAREQYMNLAKEYFL
- a CDS encoding transcription termination factor rho family protein; its protein translation is MSLSDVGNLMCLPFDEIEPGEPTEAHEYLIQSAASQLGPEGRNWVPLVVKELAPDQYQVIGNSFVYAVAAEAGLEEVWCIIADDAPETVAITQALAQETLPKTNLSTASREEISAALDYLMSQPSTPLKGVSHASLVARLDAAPRQYWKNLQPITKLGCRITAGKKLKTLEQVFYLTPEPMPEVITDRQLLESLSTQQLKTMAQKRDFKGLSKLKKADLVALLAAA
- a CDS encoding transglutaminase domain-containing protein, with translation MPDSPSISPALPLAGASLLQPIGVKALYGLTLQGDRLLAVDPFRGYLLRIDPKTEQVEVLNTSQAEAFYGATGIACWQDQLWFSCDHTVYTTTLSAMQPEPLLTLPYPADGVAVWENTLYISCKKGGCIFVCDRTSGQRITQFSAPGIGVENLSVWGDYLWACDQTEQTVYCLDRATGELIVKMLTPFDNPTGIAVPPHTTPDSGTVWVAYADEEPYVRDDPNGEEPYVLTFRDRTLIHPLSYRWYKEANYCRTTGYLVEMTYVEEIDTLEDAQPLENVEWRIAFPTTTDRQRVKSVEPVGLPFTEVQQAGDRIACFRFDRIDPNQRHLFGWKALVEVYGIKYQLTPRQVESAPPLPQDYGPRYLIDDDELSMDKPAIQAAARESVGSETNLLRQVLSIRNYVYDKLSYAVTPAIETPEVVLQRGRGSCGEYVGLLLALMRLNGIACRTVGRYKCPAHADQPGVYLEPDFNHVWIEFYVPGFGWVPMESNPDDVQEGGPYPTRFFMGLPWWHVEMGKEVSFEKLVLPAGSPDTRLGDIAVNHMRFRIMGELVP